A DNA window from Ctenopharyngodon idella isolate HZGC_01 chromosome 10, HZGC01, whole genome shotgun sequence contains the following coding sequences:
- the arfip2b gene encoding arfaptin-2b isoform X5 codes for MADSMMSKAATMEIPISSNGDSRNLAEDDSLEQAAKIQWSLREKDLQQVMVSGPNLNETSIVSGGYGGTTEGIIPTSSIKGSNMHHTSSNSSMTAEEATRGIAVEKFDIMKKWGLNTYKCTKQMISERFGRGSRTVDLELEAQIEVLRETKRKYENVLHLARALTNHFYSMVQTQHALGDTFADLSQKSPELRDEFGYNAETQKLLCKNGETLLGAINFFVSSINTLVNKTMEDTLMTIKMYENARLEFDAYRADLEELNMGPRDAVTMARIEAAQQQYQIHKDKYERLRNDVTIKLKFLEENKVKVMHKQLLLFHNAISAYFAGNQQQLEQTLKQFNIKLKPPGADKPSWLEEQ; via the exons ATGGCGGACAGTATGATGAGTAAAGCAGCCACTATGGAGATTCCTATTAGCAGTAATGGGGACTCTAGAAATCTGGCAGAAGATGACAGCCTGGAGCAG GCTGCAAAGATTCAGTGGAGCTTAAGAGAGAAG GACTTGCAGCAGGTCATGGTGTCTGGGCCCAACCTAAATGAAACCAGTATCGTATCAGGTGGTTATGGAGGTACAACAGAAGGCATCATTCCGACCAGCTCTATCAAAG GGTCCAACATGCATCACACCAGTAGCAATTCCTCCATGACAGCAGAAGAGGCCACAAGAGGCATTGCTGTGGAGAAATTTGACATCATGAAGAAATGGGGCCTGAACACATACAAG TGCACCAAACAGATGATCTCTGAGAGGTTTGGCCGAGGTTCACGTACTGTGGATTTGGAGCTGGAGGCTCAGATCGAGGTTTTGCGGGAAACCAAACGGAAGTACGAGAATGTGCTGCATTTAGCACGAGCACTAACCAACCACTTTTACAGCATGGTGCAGACGCAGCACGCCCTTGGTGACACTTTTGCCGACCTCAGTCAAAAGTCTCCAGAACTTCGG GATGAGTTTGGATACAATGCAGAAACACAGAAGTTGTTGTGCAAGAATGGAGAGACTCTGCTTGGTGCCATCAACTTCTTTGTGTCCAGTATCAACACACTGGTGAACAAAACGATGGAAGACACACTGATGACTATCAAGATGTATGAGAATGCCAG GCTAGAGTTTGATGCGTACAGAGCAGATCTAGAGGAGTTGAACATGGGCCCGCGGGACGCTGTTACCATGGCTCGTATCGAGGCTGCTCAGCAGCAGTACCAGATCCACAAGGACAAATATGAACGTCTTCGCAATGATGTTACCATCAAGCTCAAGTTCCTGGAAGAAAATAAG GTAAAAGTAATGCACAAGCAacttctgctgttccataatGCCATCTCTGCCTACTTTGCTGGAAACCAGCAGCAGCTGGAACAGACCCTCAAGCAGTTCAACATTAAACTCAAACCACCCGGGGCTGACAAACCGTCTTGGCTGGAAGAACAGTGA
- the arfip2b gene encoding arfaptin-2b isoform X6, which translates to MADSMMSKAATMEIPISSNGDSRNLAEDDSLEQDLQQVMVSGPNLNETSIVSGGYGGTTEGIIPTSSIKGSNMHHTSSNSSMTAEEATRGIAVEKFDIMKKWGLNTYKCTKQMISERFGRGSRTVDLELEAQIEVLRETKRKYENVLHLARALTNHFYSMVQTQHALGDTFADLSQKSPELRDEFGYNAETQKLLCKNGETLLGAINFFVSSINTLVNKTMEDTLMTIKMYENARLEFDAYRADLEELNMGPRDAVTMARIEAAQQQYQIHKDKYERLRNDVTIKLKFLEENKVKVMHKQLLLFHNAISAYFAGNQQQLEQTLKQFNIKLKPPGADKPSWLEEQ; encoded by the exons ATGGCGGACAGTATGATGAGTAAAGCAGCCACTATGGAGATTCCTATTAGCAGTAATGGGGACTCTAGAAATCTGGCAGAAGATGACAGCCTGGAGCAG GACTTGCAGCAGGTCATGGTGTCTGGGCCCAACCTAAATGAAACCAGTATCGTATCAGGTGGTTATGGAGGTACAACAGAAGGCATCATTCCGACCAGCTCTATCAAAG GGTCCAACATGCATCACACCAGTAGCAATTCCTCCATGACAGCAGAAGAGGCCACAAGAGGCATTGCTGTGGAGAAATTTGACATCATGAAGAAATGGGGCCTGAACACATACAAG TGCACCAAACAGATGATCTCTGAGAGGTTTGGCCGAGGTTCACGTACTGTGGATTTGGAGCTGGAGGCTCAGATCGAGGTTTTGCGGGAAACCAAACGGAAGTACGAGAATGTGCTGCATTTAGCACGAGCACTAACCAACCACTTTTACAGCATGGTGCAGACGCAGCACGCCCTTGGTGACACTTTTGCCGACCTCAGTCAAAAGTCTCCAGAACTTCGG GATGAGTTTGGATACAATGCAGAAACACAGAAGTTGTTGTGCAAGAATGGAGAGACTCTGCTTGGTGCCATCAACTTCTTTGTGTCCAGTATCAACACACTGGTGAACAAAACGATGGAAGACACACTGATGACTATCAAGATGTATGAGAATGCCAG GCTAGAGTTTGATGCGTACAGAGCAGATCTAGAGGAGTTGAACATGGGCCCGCGGGACGCTGTTACCATGGCTCGTATCGAGGCTGCTCAGCAGCAGTACCAGATCCACAAGGACAAATATGAACGTCTTCGCAATGATGTTACCATCAAGCTCAAGTTCCTGGAAGAAAATAAG GTAAAAGTAATGCACAAGCAacttctgctgttccataatGCCATCTCTGCCTACTTTGCTGGAAACCAGCAGCAGCTGGAACAGACCCTCAAGCAGTTCAACATTAAACTCAAACCACCCGGGGCTGACAAACCGTCTTGGCTGGAAGAACAGTGA
- the arfip2b gene encoding arfaptin-2b isoform X1 — protein sequence MADSMMSKAATMEIPISSNGDSRNLAEDDSLEQAAKIQWSLREKVGSPAGLRDLQQVMVSGPNLNETSIVSGGYGGTTEGIIPTSSIKGPAIHLNTDFLGNRRIPNEGQGSNMHHTSSNSSMTAEEATRGIAVEKFDIMKKWGLNTYKCTKQMISERFGRGSRTVDLELEAQIEVLRETKRKYENVLHLARALTNHFYSMVQTQHALGDTFADLSQKSPELRDEFGYNAETQKLLCKNGETLLGAINFFVSSINTLVNKTMEDTLMTIKMYENARLEFDAYRADLEELNMGPRDAVTMARIEAAQQQYQIHKDKYERLRNDVTIKLKFLEENKVKVMHKQLLLFHNAISAYFAGNQQQLEQTLKQFNIKLKPPGADKPSWLEEQ from the exons ATGGCGGACAGTATGATGAGTAAAGCAGCCACTATGGAGATTCCTATTAGCAGTAATGGGGACTCTAGAAATCTGGCAGAAGATGACAGCCTGGAGCAG GCTGCAAAGATTCAGTGGAGCTTAAGAGAGAAGGTAGGGAGTCCTGCAGGCCTCAGG GACTTGCAGCAGGTCATGGTGTCTGGGCCCAACCTAAATGAAACCAGTATCGTATCAGGTGGTTATGGAGGTACAACAGAAGGCATCATTCCGACCAGCTCTATCAAAG GCCCTGCAATCCATCTTAACACTGACTTTCTGGGCAACAGACGCATTCCAAATGAAGGGCAAG GGTCCAACATGCATCACACCAGTAGCAATTCCTCCATGACAGCAGAAGAGGCCACAAGAGGCATTGCTGTGGAGAAATTTGACATCATGAAGAAATGGGGCCTGAACACATACAAG TGCACCAAACAGATGATCTCTGAGAGGTTTGGCCGAGGTTCACGTACTGTGGATTTGGAGCTGGAGGCTCAGATCGAGGTTTTGCGGGAAACCAAACGGAAGTACGAGAATGTGCTGCATTTAGCACGAGCACTAACCAACCACTTTTACAGCATGGTGCAGACGCAGCACGCCCTTGGTGACACTTTTGCCGACCTCAGTCAAAAGTCTCCAGAACTTCGG GATGAGTTTGGATACAATGCAGAAACACAGAAGTTGTTGTGCAAGAATGGAGAGACTCTGCTTGGTGCCATCAACTTCTTTGTGTCCAGTATCAACACACTGGTGAACAAAACGATGGAAGACACACTGATGACTATCAAGATGTATGAGAATGCCAG GCTAGAGTTTGATGCGTACAGAGCAGATCTAGAGGAGTTGAACATGGGCCCGCGGGACGCTGTTACCATGGCTCGTATCGAGGCTGCTCAGCAGCAGTACCAGATCCACAAGGACAAATATGAACGTCTTCGCAATGATGTTACCATCAAGCTCAAGTTCCTGGAAGAAAATAAG GTAAAAGTAATGCACAAGCAacttctgctgttccataatGCCATCTCTGCCTACTTTGCTGGAAACCAGCAGCAGCTGGAACAGACCCTCAAGCAGTTCAACATTAAACTCAAACCACCCGGGGCTGACAAACCGTCTTGGCTGGAAGAACAGTGA
- the arfip2b gene encoding arfaptin-2b isoform X2, producing the protein MADSMMSKAATMEIPISSNGDSRNLAEDDSLEQAAKIQWSLREKDLQQVMVSGPNLNETSIVSGGYGGTTEGIIPTSSIKGPAIHLNTDFLGNRRIPNEGQGSNMHHTSSNSSMTAEEATRGIAVEKFDIMKKWGLNTYKCTKQMISERFGRGSRTVDLELEAQIEVLRETKRKYENVLHLARALTNHFYSMVQTQHALGDTFADLSQKSPELRDEFGYNAETQKLLCKNGETLLGAINFFVSSINTLVNKTMEDTLMTIKMYENARLEFDAYRADLEELNMGPRDAVTMARIEAAQQQYQIHKDKYERLRNDVTIKLKFLEENKVKVMHKQLLLFHNAISAYFAGNQQQLEQTLKQFNIKLKPPGADKPSWLEEQ; encoded by the exons ATGGCGGACAGTATGATGAGTAAAGCAGCCACTATGGAGATTCCTATTAGCAGTAATGGGGACTCTAGAAATCTGGCAGAAGATGACAGCCTGGAGCAG GCTGCAAAGATTCAGTGGAGCTTAAGAGAGAAG GACTTGCAGCAGGTCATGGTGTCTGGGCCCAACCTAAATGAAACCAGTATCGTATCAGGTGGTTATGGAGGTACAACAGAAGGCATCATTCCGACCAGCTCTATCAAAG GCCCTGCAATCCATCTTAACACTGACTTTCTGGGCAACAGACGCATTCCAAATGAAGGGCAAG GGTCCAACATGCATCACACCAGTAGCAATTCCTCCATGACAGCAGAAGAGGCCACAAGAGGCATTGCTGTGGAGAAATTTGACATCATGAAGAAATGGGGCCTGAACACATACAAG TGCACCAAACAGATGATCTCTGAGAGGTTTGGCCGAGGTTCACGTACTGTGGATTTGGAGCTGGAGGCTCAGATCGAGGTTTTGCGGGAAACCAAACGGAAGTACGAGAATGTGCTGCATTTAGCACGAGCACTAACCAACCACTTTTACAGCATGGTGCAGACGCAGCACGCCCTTGGTGACACTTTTGCCGACCTCAGTCAAAAGTCTCCAGAACTTCGG GATGAGTTTGGATACAATGCAGAAACACAGAAGTTGTTGTGCAAGAATGGAGAGACTCTGCTTGGTGCCATCAACTTCTTTGTGTCCAGTATCAACACACTGGTGAACAAAACGATGGAAGACACACTGATGACTATCAAGATGTATGAGAATGCCAG GCTAGAGTTTGATGCGTACAGAGCAGATCTAGAGGAGTTGAACATGGGCCCGCGGGACGCTGTTACCATGGCTCGTATCGAGGCTGCTCAGCAGCAGTACCAGATCCACAAGGACAAATATGAACGTCTTCGCAATGATGTTACCATCAAGCTCAAGTTCCTGGAAGAAAATAAG GTAAAAGTAATGCACAAGCAacttctgctgttccataatGCCATCTCTGCCTACTTTGCTGGAAACCAGCAGCAGCTGGAACAGACCCTCAAGCAGTTCAACATTAAACTCAAACCACCCGGGGCTGACAAACCGTCTTGGCTGGAAGAACAGTGA
- the arfip2b gene encoding arfaptin-2b isoform X4 has translation MADSMMSKAATMEIPISSNGDSRNLAEDDSLEQAAKIQWSLREKVGSPAGLRDLQQVMVSGPNLNETSIVSGGYGGTTEGIIPTSSIKGSNMHHTSSNSSMTAEEATRGIAVEKFDIMKKWGLNTYKCTKQMISERFGRGSRTVDLELEAQIEVLRETKRKYENVLHLARALTNHFYSMVQTQHALGDTFADLSQKSPELRDEFGYNAETQKLLCKNGETLLGAINFFVSSINTLVNKTMEDTLMTIKMYENARLEFDAYRADLEELNMGPRDAVTMARIEAAQQQYQIHKDKYERLRNDVTIKLKFLEENKVKVMHKQLLLFHNAISAYFAGNQQQLEQTLKQFNIKLKPPGADKPSWLEEQ, from the exons ATGGCGGACAGTATGATGAGTAAAGCAGCCACTATGGAGATTCCTATTAGCAGTAATGGGGACTCTAGAAATCTGGCAGAAGATGACAGCCTGGAGCAG GCTGCAAAGATTCAGTGGAGCTTAAGAGAGAAGGTAGGGAGTCCTGCAGGCCTCAGG GACTTGCAGCAGGTCATGGTGTCTGGGCCCAACCTAAATGAAACCAGTATCGTATCAGGTGGTTATGGAGGTACAACAGAAGGCATCATTCCGACCAGCTCTATCAAAG GGTCCAACATGCATCACACCAGTAGCAATTCCTCCATGACAGCAGAAGAGGCCACAAGAGGCATTGCTGTGGAGAAATTTGACATCATGAAGAAATGGGGCCTGAACACATACAAG TGCACCAAACAGATGATCTCTGAGAGGTTTGGCCGAGGTTCACGTACTGTGGATTTGGAGCTGGAGGCTCAGATCGAGGTTTTGCGGGAAACCAAACGGAAGTACGAGAATGTGCTGCATTTAGCACGAGCACTAACCAACCACTTTTACAGCATGGTGCAGACGCAGCACGCCCTTGGTGACACTTTTGCCGACCTCAGTCAAAAGTCTCCAGAACTTCGG GATGAGTTTGGATACAATGCAGAAACACAGAAGTTGTTGTGCAAGAATGGAGAGACTCTGCTTGGTGCCATCAACTTCTTTGTGTCCAGTATCAACACACTGGTGAACAAAACGATGGAAGACACACTGATGACTATCAAGATGTATGAGAATGCCAG GCTAGAGTTTGATGCGTACAGAGCAGATCTAGAGGAGTTGAACATGGGCCCGCGGGACGCTGTTACCATGGCTCGTATCGAGGCTGCTCAGCAGCAGTACCAGATCCACAAGGACAAATATGAACGTCTTCGCAATGATGTTACCATCAAGCTCAAGTTCCTGGAAGAAAATAAG GTAAAAGTAATGCACAAGCAacttctgctgttccataatGCCATCTCTGCCTACTTTGCTGGAAACCAGCAGCAGCTGGAACAGACCCTCAAGCAGTTCAACATTAAACTCAAACCACCCGGGGCTGACAAACCGTCTTGGCTGGAAGAACAGTGA
- the arfip2b gene encoding arfaptin-2b isoform X3 codes for MADSMMSKAATMEIPISSNGDSRNLAEDDSLEQDLQQVMVSGPNLNETSIVSGGYGGTTEGIIPTSSIKGPAIHLNTDFLGNRRIPNEGQGSNMHHTSSNSSMTAEEATRGIAVEKFDIMKKWGLNTYKCTKQMISERFGRGSRTVDLELEAQIEVLRETKRKYENVLHLARALTNHFYSMVQTQHALGDTFADLSQKSPELRDEFGYNAETQKLLCKNGETLLGAINFFVSSINTLVNKTMEDTLMTIKMYENARLEFDAYRADLEELNMGPRDAVTMARIEAAQQQYQIHKDKYERLRNDVTIKLKFLEENKVKVMHKQLLLFHNAISAYFAGNQQQLEQTLKQFNIKLKPPGADKPSWLEEQ; via the exons ATGGCGGACAGTATGATGAGTAAAGCAGCCACTATGGAGATTCCTATTAGCAGTAATGGGGACTCTAGAAATCTGGCAGAAGATGACAGCCTGGAGCAG GACTTGCAGCAGGTCATGGTGTCTGGGCCCAACCTAAATGAAACCAGTATCGTATCAGGTGGTTATGGAGGTACAACAGAAGGCATCATTCCGACCAGCTCTATCAAAG GCCCTGCAATCCATCTTAACACTGACTTTCTGGGCAACAGACGCATTCCAAATGAAGGGCAAG GGTCCAACATGCATCACACCAGTAGCAATTCCTCCATGACAGCAGAAGAGGCCACAAGAGGCATTGCTGTGGAGAAATTTGACATCATGAAGAAATGGGGCCTGAACACATACAAG TGCACCAAACAGATGATCTCTGAGAGGTTTGGCCGAGGTTCACGTACTGTGGATTTGGAGCTGGAGGCTCAGATCGAGGTTTTGCGGGAAACCAAACGGAAGTACGAGAATGTGCTGCATTTAGCACGAGCACTAACCAACCACTTTTACAGCATGGTGCAGACGCAGCACGCCCTTGGTGACACTTTTGCCGACCTCAGTCAAAAGTCTCCAGAACTTCGG GATGAGTTTGGATACAATGCAGAAACACAGAAGTTGTTGTGCAAGAATGGAGAGACTCTGCTTGGTGCCATCAACTTCTTTGTGTCCAGTATCAACACACTGGTGAACAAAACGATGGAAGACACACTGATGACTATCAAGATGTATGAGAATGCCAG GCTAGAGTTTGATGCGTACAGAGCAGATCTAGAGGAGTTGAACATGGGCCCGCGGGACGCTGTTACCATGGCTCGTATCGAGGCTGCTCAGCAGCAGTACCAGATCCACAAGGACAAATATGAACGTCTTCGCAATGATGTTACCATCAAGCTCAAGTTCCTGGAAGAAAATAAG GTAAAAGTAATGCACAAGCAacttctgctgttccataatGCCATCTCTGCCTACTTTGCTGGAAACCAGCAGCAGCTGGAACAGACCCTCAAGCAGTTCAACATTAAACTCAAACCACCCGGGGCTGACAAACCGTCTTGGCTGGAAGAACAGTGA